A single Sutterella megalosphaeroides DNA region contains:
- the sbcD gene encoding exonuclease subunit SbcD — MPIRILHTSDWHLGRTLADVDRTADFASFLDWLVGILVERKPDVLLVAGDVFDTTMPSTAAQRLYYDFLRKASETSVKAVVITAGNHDSARFLGAARPLLEGCRVFVAGDDPEEQAFVVEDESGMPILGVAAVPYLREGDVRTSALDLSNLERAELWERGVFEHYQAVRHLLLDETGGRVPLVAMGHLFVTGSSLSPGVTTPADYDPSVYVGSLKNVPSAAFGTGWHYVALGHIHHAQSVKADIPVRYCGAPLALHFGHAAYDHQVVLVTIDDDGRVLEPEILPVPQPREIVSIRGTLDELKLAIADRANPGGLAAIVEAEYEGDAADASIVVDELQRAAEKAGVVLGAVRRHSPRRAASETSLPTMSLDDITPEDVFRSVAEREIEDAAEREKLTHLFNDVLHEVRVKALPDEETVKIAAAEKSAEENTEKTGNSEN, encoded by the coding sequence ATGCCGATTCGCATTCTTCACACTTCCGACTGGCATCTCGGGCGCACGCTCGCCGACGTCGACCGCACGGCCGACTTCGCGAGCTTTCTCGATTGGTTGGTCGGGATCCTCGTCGAGCGCAAGCCCGACGTACTCCTCGTCGCGGGGGACGTCTTCGATACGACGATGCCCTCGACGGCGGCACAGCGCCTCTATTACGACTTCCTTCGGAAAGCCTCCGAAACGTCCGTGAAGGCTGTTGTCATCACGGCGGGAAACCACGACTCGGCGCGCTTTTTGGGCGCCGCGCGCCCGCTTCTCGAAGGCTGCCGCGTGTTTGTCGCCGGGGACGACCCCGAGGAGCAGGCGTTCGTTGTCGAAGACGAATCGGGGATGCCGATTCTGGGCGTCGCGGCGGTTCCGTACCTGCGGGAAGGGGACGTCCGCACGTCGGCCTTGGACCTCTCGAACCTCGAGCGTGCGGAATTGTGGGAGCGGGGCGTGTTCGAGCACTATCAGGCCGTGCGGCATCTCCTGCTTGACGAAACGGGCGGGCGCGTGCCGCTCGTTGCGATGGGACACCTTTTCGTGACGGGTTCGAGCCTTTCGCCCGGCGTCACGACACCCGCCGACTACGATCCGAGCGTCTACGTGGGGTCGCTCAAAAACGTCCCCTCGGCCGCCTTCGGGACGGGCTGGCACTATGTGGCGCTCGGGCACATTCATCACGCGCAAAGCGTGAAAGCGGACATTCCCGTGCGCTACTGCGGCGCGCCTCTGGCGCTTCATTTCGGGCATGCCGCGTACGACCATCAGGTGGTGCTCGTGACGATCGACGACGATGGGCGAGTGCTTGAGCCCGAAATCCTTCCCGTGCCGCAGCCGCGCGAAATCGTCTCGATCCGGGGGACGCTCGACGAGCTGAAGTTGGCGATCGCCGATCGTGCGAACCCCGGTGGACTCGCCGCCATCGTCGAAGCCGAGTACGAGGGCGACGCGGCCGACGCGTCGATCGTGGTCGACGAGCTGCAGCGCGCGGCGGAAAAAGCCGGAGTCGTGCTCGGTGCCGTGCGGCGACATTCTCCCCGCAGAGCCGCCTCGGAAACAAGCCTTCCCACCATGAGCCTTGACGACATCACGCCCGAAGACGTGTTCCGCTCGGTGGCGGAGCGGGAAATCGAAGACGCGGCGGAGCGCGAAAAGCTCACGCACCTCTTCAACGACGTCCTGCACGAGGTGCGCGTGAAGGCGCTCCCCGACGAAGAGACGGTGAAGATCGCGGCAGCGGAAAAGTCCGCCGAAGAAAACACCGAAAAGACGGGCAACTCGGAGAACTGA
- a CDS encoding AAA family ATPase: MRLLKLRWKNINSFAGEFSIDFRDPAYQQSGIFAIVGPTGSGKTSILDALALALYGTTPRTEAGKGAEKCMVMTKGRTECYAAVVFEVRGVTYLSRWSQRLARKSLNLQPEQVELVRLAHPDDAAGEILAEKKTEWRNAIDRVTGLTFETFTKSVMLAQGAFASLLRAKEDERAAILEQITGTSLYSDIGRAVFEREREERRKLATLEAELEHALPMSDEARAALDADYAQAAKDVTEHEARRAVLEKTKALWKARTEAEVELKARKAQTARAEEESCRTIEDEAKLQAARRALAPAEGLTALERDRRGAEALERDLAKAHATAASAREHAQAAESARSAARNAREAAEKSEAEFQPVFEALLRADTEIAQLAEALEREAKDLRAARENLTASEARVKAARATFDEASRAGAKAEEVLRSDPDAEAIRAGLSAMKLAVERHRAAALRRMAVAKKTEALAAEIAEDERLEAERRRTLEALAKKTALAAGAKEKAERDLEIASAGKGLEQSLLEMRRAAEARLCAEWVTSIDDESVRGRAVLERVEGLTDTVRDYLEGLLGRFGEVRARLEGTWPEAFEGGRPLGADRLEGSIATLREWSSTAGAAQRKADEARRALAAAECTEREARDEADAARRRAEGRALERQTLVGELAGAESALEAARADYLQSVSPWISEERLAKAPKPAAILKELEERAARRDEALRARDAALEAARRAESAAELEAAKCEEARARAENARAALEAREKTLAEAREARTRTWGTIDPKAENSARRAALATARTREEAAEAESRRAAKTLAESLEAEKGLEARREAAAKDLLEAERAFGEKLRAAGFESEAELRAACLSGAEIERLERAVRERAEALSAARTALSIARQNDEAARGALEALFASLEAEGAADARLDAEQTDAALSAVLSAVAQLRETLGSLSEKRRADDERRRTSAEMRKAIDAQRLRGAEWAKLVALIGDGEGKRFRKAAQKLTFAMLLLNANVMLEHMHSRYRLEPAGASQLDVAVRDEDLAGIVRTSANLSGGETFLVSLALALALSRISTKNLRVDTLFLDEGFGSLDAVTLEKALSALETLQRTSQKLIGLISHVKAVSDRIPAHVTVRPRGATGESIVTGPGVERIA; the protein is encoded by the coding sequence ATGCGGCTCTTGAAACTGCGCTGGAAAAACATCAACTCGTTTGCGGGCGAATTCTCGATCGACTTTCGCGATCCCGCCTATCAACAAAGCGGAATTTTCGCGATCGTCGGCCCGACGGGAAGTGGCAAGACCTCGATTCTCGACGCGCTTGCGCTCGCCCTTTACGGCACGACCCCCCGAACCGAAGCCGGCAAGGGGGCGGAAAAGTGTATGGTCATGACGAAGGGCCGCACGGAATGCTATGCGGCGGTCGTCTTCGAAGTGCGGGGCGTCACGTACCTCTCGCGCTGGTCGCAGCGCCTCGCGAGGAAGAGCCTCAACCTGCAACCCGAGCAGGTGGAGCTCGTGCGCCTCGCGCACCCCGACGACGCTGCCGGCGAAATCTTGGCCGAAAAGAAGACCGAATGGCGAAACGCCATCGATCGGGTGACGGGACTGACGTTCGAAACCTTTACGAAGAGCGTCATGCTCGCGCAAGGGGCGTTTGCGAGCCTTTTGCGCGCCAAAGAGGACGAACGCGCGGCGATTCTCGAACAGATCACGGGGACGAGTCTTTATTCCGACATCGGGCGCGCCGTCTTCGAGCGCGAACGCGAGGAGCGCCGAAAGCTCGCGACGCTCGAAGCCGAACTCGAACACGCGCTTCCGATGAGCGACGAAGCGCGTGCGGCGCTCGATGCCGACTACGCGCAGGCGGCCAAAGACGTGACCGAACACGAAGCGCGCCGTGCGGTGCTCGAAAAAACGAAGGCGCTCTGGAAAGCCCGAACCGAGGCCGAGGTCGAACTCAAAGCGCGCAAAGCGCAAACCGCGCGCGCCGAAGAGGAAAGCTGCCGCACGATCGAGGACGAAGCAAAACTTCAAGCCGCGCGCCGCGCTTTGGCGCCTGCCGAAGGGCTCACGGCTCTGGAGCGCGATCGGCGCGGGGCCGAAGCCTTGGAGCGGGACCTCGCAAAAGCCCACGCGACTGCGGCCTCGGCGCGCGAGCACGCGCAAGCGGCCGAGTCGGCGCGGTCCGCTGCACGCAATGCACGTGAAGCCGCAGAAAAGTCGGAAGCCGAATTCCAGCCCGTCTTCGAAGCGCTCCTTCGGGCGGATACGGAGATCGCACAGCTCGCGGAAGCGCTTGAGCGCGAAGCCAAAGACCTCCGTGCGGCGCGTGAGAATCTCACGGCGTCCGAGGCGCGCGTCAAGGCCGCCCGGGCAACGTTCGACGAAGCCTCGCGCGCGGGCGCGAAGGCCGAAGAGGTGCTTCGCTCCGACCCCGACGCGGAAGCGATCCGCGCGGGGCTTTCCGCCATGAAGCTTGCGGTTGAGCGGCACCGCGCCGCGGCCCTGCGACGCATGGCGGTCGCAAAGAAAACCGAAGCGCTTGCGGCGGAAATCGCCGAAGACGAACGTCTCGAAGCGGAGCGCCGTCGCACCTTGGAAGCGCTCGCCAAGAAAACGGCGCTTGCCGCAGGCGCCAAAGAAAAGGCGGAGCGCGATCTCGAAATCGCATCGGCCGGCAAAGGCCTGGAACAAAGCCTCCTTGAAATGCGCCGCGCCGCGGAAGCGCGGTTGTGCGCCGAGTGGGTGACCTCGATCGACGACGAAAGCGTGCGCGGGCGCGCGGTGCTCGAAAGGGTCGAAGGCCTCACGGACACGGTGCGCGACTACCTCGAAGGGCTTCTGGGGCGCTTCGGCGAAGTGCGTGCGCGCTTGGAAGGCACCTGGCCCGAAGCGTTCGAGGGCGGACGCCCCTTGGGGGCGGATCGGCTTGAAGGGTCGATCGCGACGCTTCGCGAATGGTCGAGTACGGCGGGTGCGGCGCAGCGCAAGGCCGACGAAGCGCGTCGCGCTTTGGCGGCTGCGGAATGTACCGAGCGGGAGGCCCGCGACGAAGCCGATGCGGCCCGCCGTCGTGCGGAAGGTCGGGCGCTCGAGCGTCAGACGCTCGTCGGCGAATTGGCGGGGGCCGAAAGTGCGCTCGAGGCGGCCCGAGCCGACTATTTGCAGTCGGTTTCGCCCTGGATTTCCGAGGAAAGGCTCGCGAAAGCCCCCAAGCCCGCCGCGATTTTGAAGGAGCTCGAAGAGCGCGCCGCCCGACGCGACGAGGCGCTTCGTGCGCGTGACGCGGCACTCGAAGCCGCGCGTCGCGCGGAAAGTGCGGCGGAGCTCGAAGCGGCGAAGTGCGAAGAAGCGCGCGCCCGGGCGGAAAACGCCCGCGCGGCGCTTGAGGCTCGCGAAAAGACGCTTGCCGAAGCACGCGAAGCGCGCACCCGCACCTGGGGGACGATCGACCCGAAGGCTGAAAACTCGGCGCGTCGTGCGGCTCTTGCAACGGCGCGCACCCGCGAAGAAGCGGCGGAAGCCGAAAGCCGTCGGGCGGCGAAAACGCTCGCCGAGTCGCTCGAAGCGGAAAAGGGGCTCGAAGCGCGGAGGGAAGCGGCTGCGAAGGACCTTCTTGAGGCCGAACGGGCGTTCGGAGAGAAACTCCGCGCGGCGGGCTTTGAAAGCGAAGCCGAACTGCGTGCGGCGTGTTTGTCGGGTGCCGAAATCGAGCGCCTGGAGCGCGCCGTGCGCGAACGCGCCGAGGCGCTCTCGGCCGCACGCACCGCGCTTTCGATCGCTCGACAGAACGACGAAGCGGCCCGAGGGGCGCTCGAAGCGCTCTTCGCGTCGCTCGAAGCGGAGGGGGCAGCGGACGCGCGCCTTGATGCCGAACAAACCGACGCGGCCCTTTCCGCGGTGCTTTCGGCGGTCGCGCAACTGCGCGAAACGCTCGGGAGCTTGTCGGAAAAGCGTCGGGCCGACGACGAACGGCGTCGCACGAGTGCCGAGATGCGAAAAGCGATCGACGCGCAGCGCCTGCGAGGCGCCGAATGGGCGAAGCTCGTCGCTCTGATCGGGGACGGCGAAGGGAAGCGCTTCCGCAAGGCCGCGCAAAAGCTCACCTTTGCGATGCTTCTTCTGAACGCGAACGTGATGCTCGAACACATGCACAGCCGCTATCGGTTGGAGCCCGCTGGCGCCTCGCAATTGGACGTCGCGGTGCGCGACGAAGACCTCGCGGGGATCGTGCGCACGTCGGCGAACCTCTCGGGCGGGGAAACGTTCCTCGTCAGTTTGGCGCTTGCGTTGGCGCTCTCGCGCATCAGCACGAAGAACCTGCGCGTCGACACGCTCTTTCTCGACGAAGGTTTCGGGAGTCTCGACGCCGTTACGCTCGAAAAGGCGCTTTCGGCCCTCGAAACCCTGCAGCGCACGTCGCAAAAGCTCATCGGCCTCATCAGTCACGTGAAAGCCGTGAGCGACCGCATTCCCGCACACGTCACGGTGCGCCCGCGCGGCGCGACGGGTGAGAGCATCGTGACGGGGCCGGGGGTCGAGCGGATCGCCTGA
- the lplT gene encoding lysophospholipid transporter LplT, translating to MNRGFYTIMAAQFLSSLADNALLIAAIALLASIGAPEWMTPLLKLFFVVSYVLLAAWVGLFADSMPKGRVMFLTNFLKACGCLLMLFGGHPLLAYAIVGVGAAAYSPAKYGILTELLPPEKLVVANGWIEGLTVGSIILGVVLGGVLIKPEVAQPILNVFGLEAIGLHTYAEGAIFAIAFVYLAASVVNLAIPDTGVRYPKQKLDPIDSIRSFMSSCRLLWHDRLGQISLSVTTLFWGAGAVLQFLVLKWCDHALGMDLSQGAVMQAVVSLGIAIGAVLAAAKVPLKRSLSVLPMGICMGALVTLTAYFTKDMAPAGGLGLFGFEISWAVLLAAFVMVLVGICAGFFVVPMNALLQHRGHVLMSAGRSIAVQNFNENLSILVMLGVYSLLILFDLSVPATMVIFGLFVMTSMGLVIWKHRRNQAEYDSTHLIGEEKRH from the coding sequence ATGAATCGTGGTTTTTACACCATCATGGCGGCGCAGTTTCTCTCTTCGCTCGCCGACAATGCCCTGCTCATCGCCGCCATCGCGCTGCTCGCTTCGATCGGCGCGCCGGAGTGGATGACTCCGCTGTTGAAGCTCTTCTTCGTCGTGAGTTACGTGTTGCTCGCCGCCTGGGTGGGGCTTTTCGCCGACTCGATGCCGAAGGGCCGGGTCATGTTTCTCACGAATTTCTTGAAGGCGTGTGGGTGCCTCCTGATGCTCTTCGGCGGCCATCCGCTTCTCGCCTACGCGATCGTGGGTGTCGGGGCCGCGGCCTATTCGCCCGCCAAGTACGGGATTCTCACCGAGCTCCTCCCGCCCGAAAAGCTCGTCGTTGCCAACGGCTGGATCGAAGGGCTCACGGTGGGCTCCATCATCCTAGGGGTCGTGCTCGGCGGGGTGCTCATCAAGCCCGAAGTCGCGCAGCCGATTTTGAACGTCTTCGGTCTTGAGGCCATTGGGCTCCATACCTACGCCGAAGGCGCGATTTTTGCGATCGCCTTCGTCTACCTCGCCGCCTCGGTCGTCAACCTCGCCATTCCCGATACGGGCGTACGCTACCCGAAGCAAAAGCTCGATCCGATCGATTCGATCCGCAGCTTCATGTCAAGTTGCCGCCTCCTCTGGCACGACCGACTCGGGCAGATTTCGCTCTCCGTCACGACGCTTTTCTGGGGCGCAGGCGCCGTGCTGCAGTTCCTTGTTCTCAAGTGGTGCGACCATGCGCTCGGGATGGACCTCTCGCAGGGGGCCGTCATGCAGGCCGTGGTGAGCCTCGGGATTGCGATCGGCGCGGTGCTTGCCGCCGCCAAGGTTCCCCTGAAGCGCTCCCTCTCCGTTTTGCCGATGGGGATCTGCATGGGGGCGCTCGTCACCCTCACGGCCTATTTCACGAAGGACATGGCGCCCGCGGGCGGGCTCGGTCTTTTCGGGTTCGAGATTTCCTGGGCCGTTCTCCTCGCGGCGTTCGTTATGGTGCTCGTCGGCATTTGCGCGGGCTTTTTCGTCGTGCCGATGAACGCCCTTCTGCAGCACCGCGGTCACGTCCTGATGAGCGCGGGGCGCTCGATCGCCGTGCAGAACTTCAACGAAAATCTCTCGATTCTCGTGATGCTCGGCGTCTATTCGCTTCTCATCCTCTTCGACCTCTCGGTGCCCGCCACGATGGTGATCTTCGGGCTCTTCGTGATGACGTCAATGGGGCTCGTCATCTGGAAACACCGCCGCAATCAGGCCGAGTACGACAGCACGCACCTGATCGGCGAAGAAAAACGCCACTGA
- the alr gene encoding alanine racemase, producing MPRPIYAEIDLDALRHNLNVLRERAEGRTVWAVVKANAYGHGLENAVKAFEAADGLATIDLCDAERARRCGWKKRILLLEGFFDETDIEPLQTIGVETVIHSPWQIEILKRMNPKDVRCHIKVNSGMNRLGFLPVEVNTVYDQLTALKGVRVMGVVTHFANAEPSYLGDAPASVGKQLTRMGRLANGETAACMANSAGILWHPEVGGNAVRAGVALYGISPDAHISSEELGLIPAMTLCAKIIAVQQIAPGEAVGYGSRWIAKRPSRIAVVACGYADGYPRSMPDGAPVWVEGQIAPLAGAVSMDMLEIDVTDIPAATLGSTVELWGKHLPVNRVASACGTIGYELICALARRVPINVKSA from the coding sequence GTGCCGCGCCCCATTTATGCCGAAATCGATCTTGATGCGCTTCGCCACAACCTGAACGTGCTTCGCGAGCGCGCCGAGGGGCGGACGGTCTGGGCGGTCGTGAAGGCAAACGCCTACGGGCACGGCTTGGAAAACGCGGTGAAGGCCTTCGAGGCGGCGGACGGTCTGGCTACGATCGATTTGTGCGACGCCGAACGCGCGCGTCGGTGCGGCTGGAAAAAGCGCATCCTTCTTCTCGAAGGCTTTTTCGACGAAACCGACATCGAGCCCCTGCAGACGATCGGCGTCGAGACCGTGATCCATTCGCCCTGGCAGATCGAAATCCTGAAGCGCATGAACCCGAAGGACGTGCGCTGCCACATCAAGGTGAATTCCGGGATGAACCGTTTGGGGTTCCTCCCCGTCGAAGTCAACACCGTCTACGATCAGCTCACCGCCCTCAAGGGCGTGCGGGTGATGGGTGTGGTCACGCACTTTGCGAACGCCGAACCCTCCTACCTCGGGGACGCGCCCGCCTCGGTCGGCAAGCAACTGACCCGCATGGGGCGACTTGCGAACGGCGAAACCGCCGCCTGCATGGCCAATTCCGCGGGCATTCTCTGGCACCCCGAAGTGGGCGGCAACGCCGTTCGCGCCGGGGTGGCGCTCTACGGGATCAGCCCCGACGCGCACATCTCGTCCGAAGAGCTCGGCCTAATCCCCGCGATGACGCTCTGCGCGAAGATCATCGCCGTGCAGCAAATCGCTCCGGGCGAAGCCGTGGGTTACGGCTCGCGCTGGATCGCGAAGCGCCCCTCGCGCATCGCGGTGGTCGCCTGCGGGTATGCGGACGGCTACCCCCGCTCGATGCCGGACGGCGCCCCCGTCTGGGTCGAGGGGCAGATCGCCCCGCTTGCGGGTGCGGTCTCGATGGACATGCTCGAAATCGACGTGACGGACATTCCCGCCGCAACGCTCGGCTCCACGGTCGAACTCTGGGGCAAGCACCTCCCCGTCAACCGCGTCGCTTCCGCCTGCGGCACGATCGGCTACGAGCTCATCTGCGCCCTGGCGCGCCGCGTGCCGATCAACGTGAAGAGCGCATGA
- the radA gene encoding DNA repair protein RadA has translation MAPKTKKPRIEFVCSDCGGTTAKWQGQCPHCKAWNTLQEFTVAEGAAARYGSGRPAPKGFVDTTGALQDLADVSTDEAPRILTGLSEFDRVMGGGLVRGGVALIGGDPGIGKSTILLQVMARLKQLGVSALYVSGEESASQIAIRAQRLQIDPHGLQLMSEIELEQIEAVLSEKKPEFVVIDSIQTLFSGQLDSAPGSVSQVRECAARLTRIAKSHGITLVFVGHVTKDGALAGPRILEHIVDTVLYFEGDTHSNFRLIRAFKNRFGAVNELGVFAMTDHGLRGVTNPSAIFLSEYKSNIPGSTVLVTQEGTRPLLVEIQALVDESHSPAPRRLAVGIDAQRLSMLLAVLHRHAGVACFDQDVFINAVGGVKISETAADLAVLAAIYSSIRNKALSKGLVVFGEVGLAGEIRPAPRGQERLREAAKLGFSKAVIPRANAPKTPIEGLRVVAVDRLADALRAVLSDDVD, from the coding sequence ATGGCACCCAAAACGAAAAAGCCCCGCATCGAATTCGTCTGCAGCGACTGCGGCGGCACGACGGCGAAGTGGCAGGGCCAGTGTCCGCACTGCAAAGCCTGGAATACGCTCCAAGAATTCACCGTCGCCGAAGGCGCGGCCGCCCGTTACGGTTCGGGCCGCCCCGCCCCGAAGGGCTTCGTCGACACGACGGGGGCCCTTCAGGACCTGGCCGACGTCAGCACCGACGAAGCGCCCCGCATTCTTACGGGCCTGAGCGAATTCGACCGCGTGATGGGGGGCGGCCTCGTGCGCGGGGGCGTGGCGTTGATCGGCGGGGACCCCGGGATCGGGAAGTCGACGATTCTTCTTCAGGTGATGGCGCGCTTGAAGCAGTTGGGCGTCAGCGCCCTCTACGTTTCGGGCGAAGAAAGCGCCTCGCAGATCGCGATCCGCGCGCAGCGCCTTCAGATCGATCCGCACGGTCTGCAGCTCATGAGCGAAATCGAGCTCGAACAGATCGAAGCGGTCCTCTCCGAGAAAAAGCCCGAATTCGTCGTGATCGACTCGATTCAGACGCTCTTTTCGGGGCAGCTCGACAGTGCTCCGGGGTCGGTGTCGCAGGTGCGCGAGTGCGCGGCGCGCTTGACCCGCATCGCGAAGAGCCACGGGATCACGCTCGTTTTCGTCGGGCACGTAACGAAGGACGGGGCGCTCGCGGGGCCGCGCATTTTGGAGCACATCGTCGACACGGTCCTTTACTTCGAAGGGGACACGCATTCCAATTTCCGCCTCATTCGCGCTTTCAAAAACCGTTTCGGCGCCGTGAACGAACTCGGCGTCTTCGCGATGACCGACCACGGGCTTCGCGGCGTTACGAACCCCTCGGCCATTTTCCTCTCGGAATACAAGTCGAACATCCCGGGCTCGACCGTGCTCGTCACGCAGGAGGGGACCCGTCCGCTCCTCGTCGAAATTCAGGCGCTCGTCGACGAAAGCCACAGTCCCGCGCCGCGCCGTTTGGCGGTCGGGATCGATGCGCAGCGTCTTTCGATGCTCCTGGCCGTTTTGCACCGTCACGCGGGTGTCGCGTGCTTCGACCAGGACGTCTTCATCAACGCCGTGGGCGGCGTGAAAATTTCCGAAACGGCCGCGGACTTGGCGGTTTTGGCGGCGATCTATTCGAGCATCCGCAACAAAGCCCTCTCGAAGGGGCTCGTTGTCTTCGGCGAAGTGGGTCTCGCGGGCGAAATCCGACCGGCACCCCGCGGGCAGGAGCGTCTGCGCGAAGCGGCGAAGCTCGGCTTCTCGAAGGCCGTCATTCCGCGCGCGAACGCCCCGAAGACCCCGATCGAAGGCTTGCGGGTGGTGGCGGTGGACCGCCTGGCGGACGCTTTGCGTGCGGTCCTCTCGGACGACGTCGATTGA
- a CDS encoding aldo/keto reductase: protein MPASHFVFPDGYTIPRVINGGWQLSTGHALGAPLDMKDAHDAFARLLDLGLDTFDGADIYTGVEDFYGTIVRERRRAGLSLPRIHTKFVPDLEDLARVDYAYVERILTRSLARLGLEALDLVQFHWWDYEVPGMVECAGHLVRAQEKGIVRRIGTTNFNRAQLERLLDAGIPVVSNQCQYSALDRRPERKRGLAELARKRNVALLCYGTVAGGFLSEKWIGRERPASFENRSLVKYDLVIEDSLGWEGFQKLLGLLEEIGRPKGLGISQTASLYALGKPGVGAVILGTRSSRHIDAAAALLTNDLTPDERRALDAFLADYPTLEGDAFDLERLEGGKHRAIMRMNLTESTTGR, encoded by the coding sequence ATGCCCGCTTCGCACTTTGTTTTTCCCGACGGCTACACCATCCCGCGCGTCATCAACGGCGGCTGGCAGCTTTCGACCGGCCACGCCCTCGGGGCGCCCCTGGACATGAAGGACGCGCACGACGCCTTTGCGCGCCTCTTGGACCTGGGGCTCGACACCTTCGACGGCGCCGACATCTACACGGGAGTCGAGGACTTTTACGGCACGATCGTTCGGGAGCGGCGCCGCGCGGGACTGTCGCTTCCGCGCATTCACACGAAGTTCGTCCCCGACCTCGAAGACCTCGCACGCGTCGACTATGCGTACGTCGAGCGCATCTTGACGCGGTCGCTCGCACGCCTCGGACTCGAAGCGCTCGACCTCGTGCAATTCCATTGGTGGGATTACGAGGTCCCCGGCATGGTCGAGTGCGCGGGGCACCTCGTGCGGGCACAGGAAAAAGGGATCGTGCGTCGGATCGGGACGACGAACTTCAATCGGGCGCAACTCGAGCGGCTTCTCGACGCAGGCATTCCCGTCGTCTCGAACCAGTGCCAGTATTCGGCGCTCGACCGTCGTCCGGAGCGCAAGAGGGGGTTGGCGGAGCTCGCGCGCAAACGAAACGTCGCCCTTCTCTGTTACGGCACGGTGGCGGGGGGCTTTCTTTCCGAGAAATGGATCGGGCGCGAACGGCCCGCGAGTTTTGAGAATCGGTCGCTCGTCAAGTACGACCTCGTGATCGAAGACTCCCTCGGGTGGGAGGGCTTCCAGAAGCTCCTCGGGCTCCTTGAAGAGATCGGGCGCCCCAAGGGCCTCGGGATCTCGCAGACGGCGTCCCTCTACGCCCTGGGAAAACCGGGGGTCGGTGCCGTCATTCTCGGTACGCGCAGCAGCCGCCACATCGATGCGGCGGCCGCGCTGCTTACGAACGACCTCACGCCCGACGAGCGGCGCGCCCTCGACGCGTTTCTCGCCGACTACCCGACGCTCGAAGGGGACGCGTTCGACCTGGAGCGCTTGGAGGGCGGCAAGCACCGCGCGATCATGAGGATGAACCTCACGGAGAGCACGACGGGCCGGTGA
- a CDS encoding TIGR04076 family protein: MTESDTFELYDLEVHVEGDPDTFVCRHRPGLAFAVEGEDLVFPEGGRFSFYALGALLPLLAAKERPTARNDWMTTDALIACPDPNCGAKFRIVRRAKRTLSHGACTVVPLGRPKEDAE; this comes from the coding sequence ATGACCGAATCCGACACCTTTGAGCTCTACGACCTCGAAGTGCACGTCGAGGGCGACCCCGACACCTTCGTCTGCCGCCACCGCCCGGGGCTTGCCTTCGCGGTCGAAGGCGAAGACCTCGTCTTTCCCGAGGGCGGGCGCTTTTCTTTCTACGCCCTCGGAGCGCTTCTGCCGCTGCTTGCCGCAAAAGAGCGCCCGACCGCTCGAAACGACTGGATGACGACCGACGCCCTCATCGCCTGTCCCGATCCCAATTGCGGGGCGAAATTTCGCATCGTGCGCCGCGCGAAGCGCACGCTCTCGCACGGAGCCTGCACGGTCGTGCCGCTCGGGCGCCCGAAGGAGGACGCCGAATAA